In a genomic window of Lycium ferocissimum isolate CSIRO_LF1 chromosome 9, AGI_CSIRO_Lferr_CH_V1, whole genome shotgun sequence:
- the LOC132030237 gene encoding vacuolar protein sorting-associated protein 55 homolog: MGDMPGYFRTCFHTGKLACLAMLVTTGIVLQILACALYNNWWPMLTVIMYVILPMPLMFFAGSDTSSLYSESQSCWLDATKFLTGASTVGSVAIPIILKHAGVIGWGAMALELSSFFVFVLSILCYLGTSENDGYSMF, encoded by the exons ATGGGGGACATGCCAGGTTATTTCAGAACATGCTTTCACACAGGGAAGCTTGCGTGTTTGGCAATGTTAGTAACTACAGGGATTGTATTGCAAATACTG gcATGTGCTTTGTACAATAACTGGTGGCCAATGTTGACAG TTATAATGTATGTCATTCTACCTATGCCTTTGATGTTCTTTGCCGGTTCAGATACTTCCAGTCTCTACTCCGAATCTCAAAGCTG TTGGCTAGATGCAACTAAGTTCTTGACTGGAGCATCCACCGTTGGCAGCGTTGCAATTCCGATTATCTTAAAGCATGCTGGTGTAATTGGTTGGGGAGCCATGGCATTGGAGCTCTCATCCTTTTTCGTTTTTGTACTGTCCATCTTGTGTTATCTTGGGACGAGTGAAAACGATGGATATAGTATGTTCTGA
- the LOC132030238 gene encoding phosphoacetylglucosamine mutase isoform X2: protein MNENQQSLLLQSAARFPPPKGVKLSYGTAGFRADASLLEATVFRVGILAALRSLKAGSVIGLMITASHNQVSDNGVKVADPSGGMLTQDWEPFADAIANAPDPHSLLQLITEFMKKEDISLEGRQPAEVLLGRDTRPSGEALLEAAKQGITSIVGAIATDMGVVTTPQLHWMVRARNRGMEASESSYFHQLSSSFRCLMDLKPEGSRNNGDDDTLVVDGADGVGGEKLEHFKKMLTGLCIEVRNRGDGMLNEGVGADYVQKEKVAPRGFGPAEAGLRCASLDGDADRLVYFSVILNKNNKIELVDGDKILSLFALFIKDQLSILNEGEGKKENGSYQARLGVVQTAYANGASTDYLKEMGLEVVLTPTGVKYLHEKAAEFDIGIYFEANGHGTILFSEVYLSWLEATHKTLLSTSEAKQKAASRLLAVSQLINQAVGDAISGLLLVEVILQYTGWSIKRWNELYHDLPSRQLKVKVVDRTAVVTANAETVAVQPIGIQEAINAEIAKYPRGRCFIRPSGTEDVVRVYAEATTQDAADALASSVATLVNQYLGSGTA, encoded by the exons aTGAATGAAAATCAGCAATCACTTCTCCTCCAATCTGCCGCTCGTTTCCCTCCTCCCAAAG GGGTGAAGTTGTCTTATGGGACAGCTGGATTTCGAGCTGATGCATCGTTGCTGGAAGCGACGGTGTTTAGAGTGGGGATATTGGCGGCGTTAAGGTCGTTAAAGGCGGGATCAGTGATAGGTTTGATGATCACTGCATCACACAACCAAGTATCAGATAATGGAGTCAAAGTGGCTGATCCAAGTGGTGGAATGTTGACTCAGGATTGGGAGCCTTTTGCTGATGCCATTGCTAATGCTCCTGATCCGCATTCCCTCCTTCAG CTAATAACTgaatttatgaagaaagaagatatTAGCTTGGAGGGAAGACAGCCAGCGGAGGTGTTATTAGGAAGAGACACAAGGCCTAGCGGAGAGGCTCTCCTTGAGGCTGCCAAACAA GGAATCACTtcaattgttggagcaattgCAACTGACATGGGAGTGGTCACAACACCACAACTGCATTGGATGGTCCGAGCAAGAAATAGAGGCATGGAGGCATCTGAATCTAGTTATTTTCATCAGCTTTCAAGCTCTTTCAG GTGTTTGATGGATTTGAAGCCTGAGGGAAGTAGGAACAATGGTGATGATGATACATTGGTGGTGGATGGGGCCGACGGTGTTGGTGGAGAAAAGCTTGAACATTTTAAAAAGATGTTGACTGGGTTATGCATTGAAGTTCGTAACCGGGGAGATGGTATGCTTAATGAAGGTGTTGGTGCTGACTATGTGCAAAAAGAGAAGGTTGCTCCACGTGGATTTGGTCCTGCAGAGGCTGGGTTAAG GTGTGCCAGTTTGGATGGGGATGCTGATCGGCTAGTCTATTTTTCAGTCATATTGAATAAAAACAACAAGATTGAACTCGTCGATGGGGACAAGATATTGTCTTTGTTTGCTTTATTTATCAAGGATCAACTAAGTATTTTGAACGAGGGTGAAGGCAAGAAAGAAAATGGCTCTTATCAAGCACGTCTAGGCGTTGTGCAGACAGCTTATGCGAATGGAGCATCAACTGATTACCTTAAAGAGATGGGTCTAGAAGTTGTGCTTACTCCAACAGGAGTCAAATACTTGCATGAAAAAGCTGCTGAATTTGATATTGGCATATATTTTGAGGCAAATGGGCATGGAACTATCTTGTTTTCAGAAGTTTACTTATCCTGGCTGGAGGCTACTCACAAGACGCTTTTATCAACATCAGAAG CAAAACAAAAGGCTGCTTCAAGACTTTTGGCTGTCAGTCAGTTGATTAATCAGGCTGTGGGAGATGCTATAAGTGGACTGCTTCTGGTGGAGGTTATCTTGCAATACACGGGATGGTCCATAAAGAGATGGAATGAGCTTTATCATGATCTACCCAGCAGACAATTAAAG GTAAAGGTTGTCGACAGAACTGCAGTTGTCACGGCAAATGCAGAGACCGTGGCTGTTCAGCCTATTGGTATTCAAGAAGCCATAAATGCTGAAATAG CAAAATATCCCCGAGGACGATGTTTCATTAGACCATCTGGGACAGAGGACGTCGTAAGAGTATATGCTGAAGCAACCACCCAGGATGCTGCAGATGCGCTCGCCTCTTCAGTTGCAACACTTGTGAATCAGTATCTTGGTTCTGGCACTGCTTGA
- the LOC132030238 gene encoding phosphoacetylglucosamine mutase isoform X1, producing MNENQQSLLLQSAARFPPPKGVKLSYGTAGFRADASLLEATVFRVGILAALRSLKAGSVIGLMITASHNQVSDNGVKVADPSGGMLTQDWEPFADAIANAPDPHSLLQLITEFMKKEDISLEGRQPAEVLLGRDTRPSGEALLEAAKQGITSIVGAIATDMGVVTTPQLHWMVRARNRGMEASESSYFHQLSSSFRCLMDLKPEGSRNNGDDDTLVVDGADGVGGEKLEHFKKMLTGLCIEVRNRGDGMLNEGVGADYVQKEKVAPRGFGPAEAGLRCASLDGDADRLVYFSVILNKNNKIELVDGDKILSLFALFIKDQLSILNEGEGKKENGSYQARLGVVQTAYANGASTDYLKEMGLEVVLTPTGVKYLHEKAAEFDIGIYFEANGHGTILFSEVYLSWLEATHKTLLSTSEGSAKQKAASRLLAVSQLINQAVGDAISGLLLVEVILQYTGWSIKRWNELYHDLPSRQLKVKVVDRTAVVTANAETVAVQPIGIQEAINAEIAKYPRGRCFIRPSGTEDVVRVYAEATTQDAADALASSVATLVNQYLGSGTA from the exons aTGAATGAAAATCAGCAATCACTTCTCCTCCAATCTGCCGCTCGTTTCCCTCCTCCCAAAG GGGTGAAGTTGTCTTATGGGACAGCTGGATTTCGAGCTGATGCATCGTTGCTGGAAGCGACGGTGTTTAGAGTGGGGATATTGGCGGCGTTAAGGTCGTTAAAGGCGGGATCAGTGATAGGTTTGATGATCACTGCATCACACAACCAAGTATCAGATAATGGAGTCAAAGTGGCTGATCCAAGTGGTGGAATGTTGACTCAGGATTGGGAGCCTTTTGCTGATGCCATTGCTAATGCTCCTGATCCGCATTCCCTCCTTCAG CTAATAACTgaatttatgaagaaagaagatatTAGCTTGGAGGGAAGACAGCCAGCGGAGGTGTTATTAGGAAGAGACACAAGGCCTAGCGGAGAGGCTCTCCTTGAGGCTGCCAAACAA GGAATCACTtcaattgttggagcaattgCAACTGACATGGGAGTGGTCACAACACCACAACTGCATTGGATGGTCCGAGCAAGAAATAGAGGCATGGAGGCATCTGAATCTAGTTATTTTCATCAGCTTTCAAGCTCTTTCAG GTGTTTGATGGATTTGAAGCCTGAGGGAAGTAGGAACAATGGTGATGATGATACATTGGTGGTGGATGGGGCCGACGGTGTTGGTGGAGAAAAGCTTGAACATTTTAAAAAGATGTTGACTGGGTTATGCATTGAAGTTCGTAACCGGGGAGATGGTATGCTTAATGAAGGTGTTGGTGCTGACTATGTGCAAAAAGAGAAGGTTGCTCCACGTGGATTTGGTCCTGCAGAGGCTGGGTTAAG GTGTGCCAGTTTGGATGGGGATGCTGATCGGCTAGTCTATTTTTCAGTCATATTGAATAAAAACAACAAGATTGAACTCGTCGATGGGGACAAGATATTGTCTTTGTTTGCTTTATTTATCAAGGATCAACTAAGTATTTTGAACGAGGGTGAAGGCAAGAAAGAAAATGGCTCTTATCAAGCACGTCTAGGCGTTGTGCAGACAGCTTATGCGAATGGAGCATCAACTGATTACCTTAAAGAGATGGGTCTAGAAGTTGTGCTTACTCCAACAGGAGTCAAATACTTGCATGAAAAAGCTGCTGAATTTGATATTGGCATATATTTTGAGGCAAATGGGCATGGAACTATCTTGTTTTCAGAAGTTTACTTATCCTGGCTGGAGGCTACTCACAAGACGCTTTTATCAACATCAGAAG GTTCAGCAAAACAAAAGGCTGCTTCAAGACTTTTGGCTGTCAGTCAGTTGATTAATCAGGCTGTGGGAGATGCTATAAGTGGACTGCTTCTGGTGGAGGTTATCTTGCAATACACGGGATGGTCCATAAAGAGATGGAATGAGCTTTATCATGATCTACCCAGCAGACAATTAAAG GTAAAGGTTGTCGACAGAACTGCAGTTGTCACGGCAAATGCAGAGACCGTGGCTGTTCAGCCTATTGGTATTCAAGAAGCCATAAATGCTGAAATAG CAAAATATCCCCGAGGACGATGTTTCATTAGACCATCTGGGACAGAGGACGTCGTAAGAGTATATGCTGAAGCAACCACCCAGGATGCTGCAGATGCGCTCGCCTCTTCAGTTGCAACACTTGTGAATCAGTATCTTGGTTCTGGCACTGCTTGA
- the LOC132069395 gene encoding uncharacterized protein LOC132069395 gives MGILSWWKGDNKKETPKPTQKPDPNTHISSDPKAQDQITSDKPEVPGMNGAVEVVRPYPPPTDITVFEFGSVAASVDKVTLAGYCPVSDELEPCRWEVLPASGSDAPQFRVVF, from the coding sequence ATGGGAATTCTGTCATGGTGGAAAGGCGACAACAAAAAAGAAACCCCTAAACCCACTCAAAAACCCGACCCGAATACCCACATATCTTCCGACCCGAAAGCCCAAGACCAAATCACTTCGGACAAACCGGAAGTTCCGGGTATGAACGGAGCAGTTGAGGTTGTGAGGCCGTACCCGCCGCCAACGGATATAACCGTATTCGAATTCGGGTCGGTTGCGGCTTCAGTTGATAAGGTTACACTTGCTGGATATTGTCCTGTTTCTGATGAGCTTGAGCCTTGTCGTTGGGAGGTTTTGCCCGCGAGTGGGTCCGACGCGCCTCAATTTCGCGTGGTTTTCTGA
- the LOC132030239 gene encoding transcription factor MAMYB, translating into MEFLDEDAKPRFVLQSKPLPQSNSDPVTQTRSFYRPGIIISISLSLLFFTLSFLYFNLEPIGSIFLWLFLSFLIGPFAPISVTAGDIRVGLGSPIQDPPKDDVSDTEPESKKSNRRSNKPKKNVDFEPVLATNYDPKPEKINGSVSNSRNSNGSVPNSKKSNGLVENSKNSKGDSVWSEGDEELLKKMMGKNPVGKPGRWEAIAEGFNGRYKVENVIKKAKELGEKKMSDEDSYSRFLKDRKPMDKRSESGNEGDFDNVDAKKAVESWTSGEDLALLNALKTFPKEVAMRWEKIAAAVPGKNKAACMKRMAELKKDFRSSKSGNAEA; encoded by the coding sequence ATGGAGTTCTTAGACGAAGATGCCAAACCCAGATTTGTCCTTCAATCCAAACCATTACCCCAATCCAATTCCGATCCGGTAACCCAAACCCGTTCTTTTTACCGACCCGGAATCATCATCTCCATTtccctttctcttctcttcttcacTCTCTCCTTCCTTTACTTCAATCTTGAACCAATTGGATCCATTTTCTTATggctctttctttctttccttattGGTCCTTTTGCTCCTATTTCTGTTACAGCTGGTGATATTCGGGTCGGACTCGGATCCCCCATTCAAGACCCGCCTAAAGATGATGTTTCTGATACCGAACCCGAGtcaaaaaagtcaaaccgaagaTCCAACAAACCTAAAAAAAACGTTGACTTTGAGCCGGTTCTTGCCACCAATTATGACCCGAAACCCGAGAAAATTAATGGGTCGGtttcaaattcaagaaatagtaaTGGGTCGGTTCCAAATTCGAAAAAAAGTAATGGGTTGGTGGAAAATTCGAAAAATAGTAAGGGGGATAGTGTATGGAGTGAAGGGGATGAGGAATTGTTGAAGAAAATGATGGGGAAGAACCCGGTAGGGAAACCGGGTCGATGGGAAGCGATAGCGGAAGGGTTTAATGGGAGATATAAAGTGGAAAATGTGATAAAGAAAGCTAAAGAATTGGGTGAGAAGAAAATGAGTGATGAGGATTCGTATTCGAGGTTCTTGAAGGATAGAAAACCGATGGATAAGAGAAGTGAGAGTGGAAATGAAGGTGATTTTGATAATGTGGATGCGAAAAAGGCGGTGGAGAGTTGGACTAGTGGTGAGGATTTGGCATTGCTTAATGCATTGAAGACGTTTCCGAAGGAAGTGGCGATGAGGTGGGAGAAAATAGCAGCTGCTGTGCCTGGGAAGAATAAGGCAGCTTGTATGAAAAGAATGGCTGAGTTGAAGAAGGATTTTAGAAGTTCTAAGTCTGGTAATGCTGAAGCTTAG